A region of Porites lutea chromosome 13, jaPorLute2.1, whole genome shotgun sequence DNA encodes the following proteins:
- the LOC140922990 gene encoding pentraxin-related protein PTX3-like encodes MAAVKLTAIAGFVVLITLLEQTKPMEARRVKVVHIGTRIRKLIKKVDELKKEIASREQCEPCESIKEEGFLFANPTADYIDAGKLSGPLDSFTFCIWFKLENDRRQGCLFSTGSKRLGGALDLGLYTHNGYLSFVTVGATVLFSASEGFRLDKWNHFCVTGYPWKFYLDGKLVYTPANRELVLDPGQENLVFGQCHRWTEDESSNADFSFSFNADFSFVGKMAGINFWDRSMSDQDISELFKSCAAGKGNIISMADLQGMGEVKKISVSCKSE; translated from the exons ATGGCTGCCGTGAAGTTGACCGCCATTGCTGGCTTTGTGGTGCTAATTACTTTGTTGGAGCAGACCAAACCTATGGAAGCTCGTCGAGTTAAAGTGGTCCATATTGGCACCCGTATCAGAAAACTTATTAAAAAGGTTGACGAACTGAAAAAGGAAATCGCCTCCAGGGAGCAGTGTGAAC CTTGCGAGTCAATTAAGGAAGAAGGTTTCCTTTTCGCAAATCCAACAGCTGACTACATTGATGCAGGGAAATTAAGTGGGCCGTTGGATTCATTTACTTTCTGTATCTGGTTCAAACTTGAAAATGACCGTCGTCAAGGGTGTTTATTCAGCACAGGATCAAAACGACTTGGTGGTGCCCTGGACCTTGGCTTGTATACACACAATGGCTATCTTTCCTTCGTAACTGTTGGCGCAAC GGTCCTCTTCTCTGCGTCCGAAGGCTTTCGTCTTGACAAGTGGAACCATTTCTGCGTAACAGGATACCCATGGAAGTTTTACTTAGATGGAAAACTGGTGTATACACCAGCCAATCGGGAATTAG TATTAGACCCCGGCCAAGAAAACTTGGTATTTGGACAATGTCACCGGTGGACGGAAGACGAAAGTTCCAATGCCGATTTTAGCTTTAGTTTCAATGCCGATTTCAGCTTCGTGGGGAAAATGGCAGGCATCAACTTTTGGGATCGTTCGATGAGTGACCAAGATATCTCCGAACTATTCAAGTCGTGCGCTGCCGGGAAGGGCAACATTATTTCCATGGCTGACTTACAAGGGATGGGAGAAGTGAAGAAAATCTCCGTATCTTGTAAATCTGAGTAA